A stretch of Pseudomonas sp. 7SR1 DNA encodes these proteins:
- a CDS encoding RICIN domain-containing protein codes for MKRHNAVFAGLFALSLTASAMAESSVFFNTLMTFGQLPGKSPESSQFKEMSISNLSREAFNELLANDAFSSMAYLDIAATGQDESAIEKATDIFRSGRPILLKMGRQTPEAMEKVGSIFGISGAFDYALFHRANGSQINVYRLEGYEDEAILDAVRQLITQLQVQSRSLKDESEFIGLPKLTYNINLQSPSQEMTSVVNIDVIRSAERSQDKKFVSIKTSPTTVRSMKNGITIGGFGPGGTGENLWGAYLPHAYRFTHQLSAQQIVPVLVNSAPASDSRTEFKFSETKTNGLAIGGTLGSEFGATKAENITYAAKSPFNVNFGLNYSHSKSLSYDFKDYSLITSQNGSKLTWNAPIDPKLKGILVDRFTAGMPILSEERMTPMMRSAPLESYTLWELPGNYTGQATVSIGGGYDLNRREWWWDRTQVRSRQVTDLYEAAEQYTLDLNSPFLTREMTVLIRSAEGVGKCMAEGADAHVSLQSCAASNGSQLWGLDSENRYVNRASQRCLSVRETDGALVTQTCALDNRQQWEWQADRLHSLYNRDWRLYSENSRLKVIPDDSMHFQDTPKNVFNPLNIPWASYPRAPSLHDVMPNHLGNSPQISPEWVERYQGVDTRQRWRIEILRDGI; via the coding sequence GTGAAAAGGCATAACGCTGTTTTTGCAGGATTGTTTGCGCTGAGCCTAACGGCCAGTGCAATGGCTGAAAGTTCTGTATTTTTTAACACGCTGATGACGTTCGGCCAACTTCCTGGCAAAAGTCCTGAGTCTTCTCAGTTCAAGGAAATGTCGATATCCAATCTGTCCAGGGAAGCGTTCAATGAACTGCTGGCCAATGACGCTTTTTCGTCCATGGCTTATCTGGACATTGCTGCGACAGGGCAAGACGAATCAGCGATCGAGAAAGCCACGGACATCTTTCGCTCGGGCAGGCCGATATTGTTGAAAATGGGCAGGCAAACCCCTGAAGCCATGGAAAAAGTCGGCAGTATCTTTGGGATTTCCGGTGCGTTCGACTATGCCTTGTTCCATCGGGCGAACGGTTCCCAGATCAACGTCTACCGCCTGGAGGGCTATGAGGACGAGGCCATCCTGGATGCCGTGCGGCAGTTGATTACCCAGTTGCAGGTGCAGAGCAGGTCGTTGAAGGATGAAAGCGAGTTCATCGGGCTGCCAAAGTTGACTTACAACATCAACCTTCAGAGCCCGAGCCAGGAAATGACGTCCGTGGTGAATATCGATGTCATTCGCAGTGCGGAGCGTAGTCAGGACAAGAAATTCGTTTCCATAAAGACTTCACCGACCACTGTTCGCTCCATGAAAAACGGAATCACCATTGGCGGATTCGGGCCCGGTGGCACCGGAGAGAATCTATGGGGCGCCTACCTGCCCCATGCCTATCGGTTTACTCATCAGCTGAGCGCGCAACAGATTGTTCCGGTATTGGTCAACTCGGCACCCGCCAGTGATTCAAGAACCGAGTTCAAGTTCAGCGAAACTAAAACCAACGGGCTGGCCATCGGCGGAACATTGGGCAGCGAGTTTGGTGCGACGAAAGCGGAAAACATCACCTATGCCGCCAAGTCACCGTTCAATGTCAACTTCGGCCTCAACTATTCGCATTCCAAGTCGCTGAGTTATGACTTCAAGGATTACTCTCTGATCACTTCCCAGAATGGTTCGAAGCTGACCTGGAACGCGCCAATCGATCCCAAGCTCAAGGGCATCCTGGTGGATCGGTTTACCGCTGGCATGCCCATTCTGTCCGAAGAGCGCATGACGCCGATGATGCGCTCGGCGCCGTTGGAGTCCTACACATTGTGGGAATTGCCTGGCAACTACACAGGCCAGGCAACCGTCAGTATCGGCGGCGGTTACGACCTGAACCGTCGGGAATGGTGGTGGGACAGGACTCAGGTGCGATCTCGCCAGGTGACCGATCTCTACGAAGCCGCTGAACAGTACACGCTGGACTTGAACAGCCCGTTCCTGACTCGGGAGATGACCGTGCTGATTCGTTCTGCCGAGGGCGTTGGCAAGTGCATGGCCGAAGGGGCCGATGCTCATGTTTCCCTCCAATCATGCGCGGCCTCGAATGGCAGTCAGCTATGGGGCCTGGATTCCGAGAACCGTTACGTCAACAGGGCGTCGCAGCGATGCCTGAGTGTGCGCGAAACGGACGGCGCCCTGGTCACCCAGACCTGTGCCCTGGATAACCGCCAGCAATGGGAATGGCAGGCAGACCGTCTTCATTCGCTGTACAACCGTGACTGGCGCCTGTATTCCGAAAACAGCCGCCTGAAAGTCATTCCGGATGATTCCATGCACTTTCAGGACACGCCCAAGAACGTGTTCAACCCGTTGAACATTCCCTGGGCCAGCTATCCGCGAGCGCCGTCCTTGCACGATGTGATGCCTAACCACCTGGGCAATTCGCCGCAGATCAGCCCGGAATGGGTCGAGAGGTACCAAGGCGTGGACACCCGTCAGAGGTGGCGCATCGAAATCCTGCGGGATGGCATCTGA
- a CDS encoding methionine ABC transporter permease, with protein MELLTAFFANIDWLEIWLATGDTLLMLFGSLLFTVLLGLPLGVLLFLCSPRQLLEARGVYALLSLIVNILRSLPFIILLIVMIPFTVLITGTSLGVAGAIPPLVVGATPFFARLVETALREVDRGIIEATQAMGATTRQIIVNALLPEARPGIFAAITVTAITLVSYTAMAGVVGAGGLGDLAIRFGYQRFQTDVMVVTVVLLLVLVQVLQTVGDKLVVHFSRK; from the coding sequence ATGGAACTGTTGACTGCTTTTTTTGCAAATATCGACTGGCTGGAAATCTGGCTGGCGACCGGCGACACCCTGTTGATGCTGTTCGGCTCGTTGCTGTTCACCGTATTGCTCGGCCTGCCACTGGGCGTGCTGCTGTTCCTGTGCAGCCCCCGGCAACTGCTCGAGGCCCGCGGTGTGTATGCGCTGCTGTCGTTGATCGTGAACATCCTGCGCTCGCTGCCGTTCATCATCCTGCTGATCGTGATGATTCCGTTCACCGTATTGATCACCGGCACCTCCCTGGGCGTGGCCGGGGCGATCCCGCCACTGGTAGTAGGGGCAACGCCGTTCTTCGCACGGTTGGTGGAAACCGCCCTGCGCGAAGTCGATCGCGGCATCATCGAAGCGACCCAGGCCATGGGCGCGACGACCCGGCAGATCATCGTCAACGCCTTGCTGCCGGAAGCCCGTCCGGGCATTTTTGCGGCAATTACGGTGACAGCGATTACGCTGGTTTCCTACACGGCCATGGCCGGTGTGGTGGGAGCCGGTGGTCTGGGCGACCTGGCGATCCGTTTCGGTTACCAGCGTTTCCAGACCGATGTGATGGTGGTCACGGTGGTGTTGCTGCTGGTGCTGGTCCAGGTGCTGCAAACCGTGGGTGACAAGCTGGTTGTGCATTTCTCTAGAAAATAA
- a CDS encoding MetQ/NlpA family ABC transporter substrate-binding protein encodes MKKLLVAFAAAAAFSAHAADTLTVAATPVPHAEILEFVKPALAKEGVDLKVKVFTDYIQPNVQVAEKRLDANFFQHQPYLDEFNKAKGTHLVSVAGVHLEPLGAYSSKYKALTELPGGANVVIPNDATNGGRALLLLAKAGVIKLNDPANILSTTKDITENTKDLKFRELEAATIPRVLTQVDLALINTNYALEAKLDPSKDALVIEGNDSPYVNILVAREEDKDSDAMKKLAAALHTPEVKAFILEKYKGAVLPAF; translated from the coding sequence ATGAAGAAACTACTGGTTGCCTTTGCTGCCGCTGCAGCTTTTTCCGCCCATGCCGCCGACACCCTGACCGTCGCGGCCACACCGGTCCCGCACGCGGAAATCCTCGAATTCGTCAAACCGGCATTGGCCAAGGAAGGCGTAGACCTCAAGGTCAAGGTCTTCACCGACTACATCCAGCCGAACGTGCAGGTTGCGGAAAAGCGCCTGGACGCCAACTTCTTCCAGCACCAGCCGTACCTGGATGAATTCAACAAAGCCAAGGGCACCCACCTGGTGAGCGTGGCCGGTGTGCACCTGGAGCCTCTGGGCGCGTACTCCAGCAAGTACAAGGCACTTACAGAACTGCCAGGCGGCGCCAACGTGGTGATCCCGAACGACGCCACCAACGGCGGCCGTGCGTTGTTGCTGCTGGCTAAGGCTGGGGTGATCAAGCTGAACGATCCTGCCAATATCCTGTCGACAACCAAAGACATCACCGAGAACACCAAGGATCTGAAGTTCCGTGAACTGGAAGCCGCGACCATTCCTCGTGTGCTGACCCAGGTGGACCTGGCCTTGATCAACACCAACTATGCATTGGAAGCCAAGCTCGATCCCTCCAAGGATGCCCTGGTGATCGAAGGCAATGATTCGCCGTATGTGAACATCCTGGTGGCCCGCGAGGAAGACAAGGACAGCGACGCGATGAAGAAGCTGGCGGCGGCCTTGCACACTCCGGAAGTGAAGGCTTTCATCTTGGAGAAGTACAAAGGGGCGGTTCTGCCGGCGTTTTGA
- the katE gene encoding catalase HPII, with protein sequence MSTNKPPVNKSQLAGTDTLDRGNTNDKLESLEPFRSDATEQALRTNQGVKIADNQNTLRVGARGPSLLEDFIMREKITHFDHERIPERIVHARGTGAHGYFQAYEAHSALTKAGFLQDPSKKTPVFVRFSTVQGPRGSGDTVRDVRGFAVKFFTEEGNFDLVGNNMPVFFIQDAVKFPDFVHAVKPEPHNEIPTGGSAHDTFWDFVSLVPESAHMVIWAMSDRAIPKSLRTMQGFGVHTFRMINAEGRSSFVKFHWHPTAGTCSLVWDEAQKLAGKDTDYHRRDLWESIEMGDYPEWELGVQIVAEEDEHKFDFDLLDPTKIIPEELVPVTPLGKMVLNRNPDNFFAEVEQVAFCPGHIVPGIDFSNDPLLQGRLFSYTDTQISRLGGPNFHELPINRAITPVHNGQRDGMHRTTIDKGRTSYEPNSIDGGWPKETPSGPQDGGFESYPERIDACKIRQRSDSFGDHFSQARLFYRSMSAHEQEHIIAAYSFELGKVEREFIRARQVNEILANIDLELAARVAKNLGLPAPTCGTVDVPTPSLEKSPALSQANLLSGDIKTRKVAVLVADGVDGTIIDALKQELEANGAHAKILGPTSAPVTTLDGKTLAVDASMEGMPSIAFDAVFVPGGAQSIKALSSDGVALHYILEAYKHLKAIALNGEARQLLVLLKLEADAGLIADVDAGKFKAFFDAIAQHRVWAREPKAKAIPA encoded by the coding sequence ATGAGTACCAACAAGCCACCGGTCAACAAGAGCCAACTGGCCGGGACCGACACCCTGGACCGCGGCAACACCAACGACAAGCTTGAAAGCCTGGAGCCGTTTCGTTCCGACGCTACCGAGCAGGCGCTGCGCACCAACCAGGGCGTGAAGATCGCCGACAACCAGAACACCCTCCGCGTCGGGGCCCGCGGGCCTTCGCTGCTGGAAGATTTCATCATGCGTGAAAAAATCACGCACTTTGACCATGAGCGTATCCCCGAGCGTATCGTCCACGCCCGCGGTACCGGTGCTCATGGCTATTTTCAGGCCTATGAGGCGCATTCAGCGCTGACCAAAGCGGGTTTCCTACAGGACCCGAGCAAGAAAACGCCGGTATTCGTGCGTTTTTCCACCGTCCAAGGGCCACGCGGCTCTGGCGACACGGTACGGGACGTACGGGGCTTCGCGGTGAAGTTTTTCACCGAAGAAGGCAATTTCGACCTGGTGGGCAATAACATGCCGGTGTTCTTCATTCAGGATGCGGTGAAGTTTCCTGACTTCGTCCACGCGGTGAAGCCCGAGCCCCACAACGAGATTCCCACCGGCGGTTCGGCCCACGATACCTTCTGGGACTTCGTCTCCCTGGTGCCCGAATCGGCCCACATGGTGATCTGGGCGATGTCCGACCGGGCCATCCCCAAAAGCCTGCGCACCATGCAGGGTTTCGGCGTGCATACCTTCCGCATGATCAACGCCGAGGGCAGGAGCAGTTTCGTCAAGTTCCATTGGCACCCAACGGCTGGCACCTGTTCGCTGGTCTGGGACGAAGCGCAGAAACTGGCCGGGAAAGATACGGACTATCACCGTCGCGATCTCTGGGAGTCGATCGAGATGGGGGACTACCCAGAATGGGAACTTGGCGTACAGATTGTCGCCGAGGAAGACGAACACAAGTTCGACTTCGACCTGCTCGACCCAACCAAGATCATCCCGGAAGAACTGGTACCCGTTACGCCGCTGGGCAAGATGGTGCTCAATCGCAACCCGGACAATTTCTTTGCCGAGGTCGAGCAAGTCGCGTTTTGCCCGGGGCACATCGTGCCGGGTATCGATTTCAGCAACGATCCGCTGCTGCAAGGCCGACTCTTTTCCTACACCGATACGCAAATCAGCCGACTCGGCGGACCGAATTTTCATGAGTTGCCCATCAACCGCGCCATCACGCCGGTGCACAACGGCCAGCGTGATGGCATGCACCGCACCACCATCGACAAGGGGCGTACGTCCTACGAGCCCAATTCCATCGATGGCGGGTGGCCCAAGGAAACCCCTTCCGGCCCGCAGGACGGCGGTTTCGAGAGCTACCCGGAACGCATCGATGCCTGCAAGATCCGCCAGCGCAGCGATTCGTTCGGCGATCACTTCTCCCAGGCACGGCTGTTCTATCGCAGCATGAGCGCCCACGAGCAGGAGCACATCATTGCGGCCTACAGCTTCGAGCTGGGCAAGGTGGAGCGTGAGTTCATCAGGGCGCGGCAGGTCAACGAGATCCTTGCCAATATCGATCTGGAACTGGCCGCCCGGGTGGCGAAAAACCTCGGTCTGCCGGCACCGACCTGCGGCACCGTCGATGTACCTACCCCATCCCTGGAGAAATCCCCGGCCTTGAGCCAGGCGAACCTGCTCTCCGGCGACATCAAGACTCGCAAGGTTGCGGTATTGGTGGCCGACGGTGTCGATGGGACAATCATCGATGCGCTCAAACAGGAGCTTGAGGCCAACGGCGCCCATGCGAAGATTCTTGGACCGACCAGCGCGCCGGTCACCACCCTCGATGGGAAAACCCTGGCGGTGGATGCTTCCATGGAGGGGATGCCATCGATCGCCTTCGACGCGGTGTTCGTCCCGGGCGGAGCGCAATCGATCAAGGCCCTGAGCAGCGACGGCGTGGCCTTGCATTACATACTGGAAGCCTACAAGCACCTGAAGGCCATCGCCCTTAACGGCGAAGCCCGGCAATTGCTGGTGTTGTTGAAGCTGGAGGCGGATGCGGGGTTGATCGCGGATGTGGATGCCGGCAAGTTCAAGGCGTTCTTCGATGCGATTGCCCAGCATCGGGTGTGGGCGCGGGAGCCCAAGGCCAAGGCGATTCCGGCCTAA
- a CDS encoding methionine ABC transporter ATP-binding protein produces MIEFQNVHKTYRVAGRDIPALHPTSLTIENGQVFGLIGHSGAGKSTLLRLINRLEDSSGGKIIVDGEEVTALDASGLRRFRQQVGMIFQHFNLLASKTVADNVALPLTLAGELSRSEIDQRVAELLARVGLSDHARKYPAQLSGGQKQRVGIARALATKPKILLCDEATSALDPQTTASVLQLLAEINRELKLTIVLITHEMDVIRRVCDEVAVMDAGVIVEQGPVAEVFLHPKHPTTKRFVQEDEQIDESEQRDDFAHVPGRIVRLTFQGEATYAPLLGTVARETGVDYSILAGRIDRIKDTPYGQLTLAITGGDLEAAFARFTAADVHMEVLR; encoded by the coding sequence GTGATCGAGTTTCAAAACGTCCATAAAACCTACCGCGTCGCCGGTAGGGACATCCCCGCGCTGCACCCGACCAGTCTGACGATAGAGAACGGTCAGGTCTTTGGTCTGATCGGCCACTCCGGTGCGGGAAAAAGTACCCTGCTACGTCTGATCAATCGCCTGGAAGACTCCAGCGGCGGCAAGATCATCGTCGATGGCGAGGAAGTCACCGCCCTGGACGCCAGCGGCCTGCGGCGGTTCCGCCAACAGGTCGGGATGATTTTCCAGCACTTCAACCTGCTGGCATCCAAGACCGTGGCCGACAATGTGGCTTTGCCGCTGACATTGGCCGGGGAATTGTCCCGCAGCGAAATCGACCAGCGTGTCGCCGAATTGCTGGCGCGGGTGGGCCTGTCCGACCACGCCAGGAAATACCCGGCGCAGTTGTCTGGAGGCCAGAAGCAGCGCGTCGGCATCGCCCGCGCCCTGGCCACCAAGCCCAAGATCCTGCTGTGTGACGAAGCGACCAGTGCGTTGGATCCGCAAACCACGGCATCCGTGTTGCAGTTGCTGGCGGAAATCAACCGCGAGCTGAAGCTGACCATCGTGCTGATCACCCATGAAATGGACGTGATCCGCCGGGTCTGCGACGAAGTCGCGGTGATGGACGCCGGTGTCATCGTCGAGCAGGGGCCGGTGGCCGAAGTTTTCCTGCACCCCAAGCATCCGACTACCAAGCGCTTCGTCCAGGAAGACGAGCAGATCGACGAGAGCGAGCAGCGCGACGACTTCGCCCATGTACCGGGGCGCATCGTGCGTCTGACGTTCCAGGGCGAAGCGACCTACGCGCCATTGCTAGGCACCGTCGCCCGCGAAACCGGCGTGGACTACAGCATTCTGGCCGGCCGCATCGACCGCATCAAAGACACCCCCTACGGACAATTGACCCTCGCCATCACCGGCGGTGACCTGGAGGCGGCATTTGCCCGCTTCACTGCGGCCGATGTCCACATGGAGGTGCTGCGCTGA
- a CDS encoding glutathione S-transferase, producing MTSPQERSDAVPTTSTLKIYDWFNGPYPARVRIALAEKGLLSNVEFVSVNLWAGEHKQPEFLAINYSGTLPVLELRDGTRIAECTAITQYLDSLDGHPTLTGQTPVEKGIIHMMTKRAEIEFLDAVSVYFHHATPGLGPDVELYQNAEWGARMRDKAIRGMRYFDRLLNDQPFVAGEKFSMADIAVLGGMIFASLVQLPVPEECVALRAWHARMQERPSVQAWRAMVERGAAQHRS from the coding sequence ATGACCTCTCCACAGGAACGCAGCGACGCTGTTCCAACGACTTCCACACTGAAAATCTACGATTGGTTCAACGGACCCTACCCTGCCCGGGTGCGCATCGCGCTGGCGGAAAAGGGTTTGCTGTCGAACGTTGAATTCGTATCGGTCAATCTCTGGGCCGGTGAGCACAAGCAACCTGAATTCCTGGCCATCAATTACTCCGGCACGCTCCCGGTGCTTGAGCTTAGAGACGGGACTCGGATCGCTGAGTGCACGGCGATTACCCAATACCTGGATAGCCTGGACGGACACCCGACGCTGACGGGGCAAACGCCTGTTGAAAAAGGCATCATCCATATGATGACCAAACGTGCCGAAATCGAGTTTCTCGATGCCGTCAGTGTGTACTTCCACCATGCCACGCCAGGACTCGGCCCAGATGTCGAGCTGTACCAGAACGCCGAGTGGGGCGCCCGGATGCGCGATAAGGCGATCAGAGGCATGCGTTATTTCGACAGACTTCTCAACGACCAGCCCTTTGTGGCGGGCGAGAAGTTTTCGATGGCTGACATTGCGGTACTGGGCGGCATGATCTTCGCCTCACTGGTGCAGCTTCCGGTACCTGAAGAGTGCGTGGCGCTTCGAGCCTGGCATGCCAGGATGCAGGAGCGCCCCAGCGTCCAGGCATGGCGTGCCATGGTCGAGCGTGGCGCTGCGCAGCACCGATCATGA
- a CDS encoding lysozyme inhibitor LprI family protein, translated as MIKSLLVGALLAMASASASAMSCDNPRNAYDRTYCASLKMVQSDQEINDQYKKTMSALNPDQKKTVKAAQIQWIKIRDNACSNDGLLYLDCANEKTEARIVILKAIERECRAAGCDDAKLSQVE; from the coding sequence GTGATCAAGTCTTTGTTGGTTGGGGCATTGCTGGCAATGGCATCAGCATCGGCATCTGCGATGAGTTGCGATAACCCTAGAAACGCCTATGACAGAACATATTGCGCATCGCTGAAAATGGTTCAGTCGGATCAGGAAATCAATGATCAATACAAAAAGACCATGAGTGCCCTGAACCCGGATCAAAAGAAGACAGTGAAAGCGGCTCAAATCCAGTGGATCAAGATTCGTGACAACGCCTGTTCCAACGATGGCCTGCTCTACCTGGACTGTGCCAACGAGAAGACCGAGGCACGCATCGTCATACTCAAAGCGATCGAGCGCGAATGCCGTGCTGCCGGTTGCGACGATGCCAAGCTGTCGCAAGTCGAGTAA
- a CDS encoding GGDEF domain-containing protein produces MHGQGSRNDQDFFIAEQVRTDRLQQLFRQSITAVFGSYLAAVMLCWLCWDRFEHSVVLVWLALLTGSTLLRIALFLAYVRSDESKRTPQRWERKYWITLVLSASIWGGGALAVMPADDLLSQALVMLFTVGMSVSAVSCYSAYRDMTLVSIGLVLLPCTAWLLLQPSQLQVGMALCILVFAAFVARATHKMSQALETAFRLTREMEQANSISTRAAQTDELTGLKSRRAFFEHAQQLYNECRTNRLELCAVMLDMDHFKHINDTYGHQVGDQVLRQMGMVINSSFRATDIHGRLGGEEFAILLPNTSIEVATEIAEELIQTIGGLMIEPVNCVTASLGVASTQAGHKDLHSLMNNADQALYRAKALGRNQVAVAR; encoded by the coding sequence ATGCATGGCCAAGGATCTCGGAATGATCAGGATTTTTTCATAGCCGAGCAGGTGCGAACCGACCGACTGCAGCAACTGTTTCGCCAATCGATCACGGCGGTATTTGGTAGCTATCTCGCGGCCGTCATGTTGTGTTGGCTGTGCTGGGACCGCTTTGAACACAGCGTCGTCCTTGTGTGGCTAGCCTTACTGACGGGATCGACGCTTTTACGCATCGCGTTGTTCCTTGCCTATGTCCGCAGCGATGAAAGCAAGCGCACACCTCAACGCTGGGAGCGCAAGTACTGGATCACGTTGGTGTTGTCCGCCAGCATCTGGGGGGGAGGTGCCCTGGCGGTCATGCCGGCGGACGATCTTCTGTCCCAGGCACTGGTCATGCTTTTTACTGTGGGGATGTCCGTCAGCGCGGTGTCCTGCTACTCGGCCTACCGCGATATGACGCTCGTCTCCATTGGCCTGGTCCTGTTGCCCTGCACCGCCTGGCTGCTGTTGCAACCATCGCAGCTTCAAGTCGGCATGGCGCTCTGCATCCTGGTGTTCGCGGCGTTCGTAGCCCGCGCAACACACAAAATGTCCCAGGCACTGGAAACCGCCTTCAGGCTCACCCGTGAAATGGAGCAGGCTAACAGCATTTCAACCCGTGCCGCGCAAACCGATGAACTGACCGGCCTCAAAAGCCGGCGCGCTTTCTTCGAACATGCCCAGCAGCTCTATAACGAGTGCAGAACCAATCGGTTGGAACTGTGTGCCGTCATGTTGGACATGGATCATTTCAAGCACATCAACGACACCTACGGCCATCAAGTGGGCGACCAGGTTCTGCGGCAGATGGGCATGGTCATCAATTCATCCTTTCGCGCCACGGATATCCACGGCCGGTTAGGCGGAGAAGAATTTGCCATTCTGCTTCCCAACACCTCGATCGAGGTCGCAACCGAGATTGCCGAAGAGCTTATCCAGACCATCGGCGGATTGATGATCGAGCCCGTCAACTGCGTGACGGCCAGCCTTGGCGTGGCGTCCACGCAGGCGGGACACAAGGATCTGCATAGCCTGATGAATAACGCTGACCAGGCGCTGTATCGGGCCAAGGCGTTGGGGCGCAATCAAGTCGCGGTTGCCCGATAG
- a CDS encoding PA5502 family lipoprotein, with protein MKPFASRYLLLVAFSLLLGACKSSPPVTQAPDTRGPAIAQLEQSLASNELATAEDQLAALQAGTPADPALEPYQRQLAEAYLRRSQIDLQKGDVNAAATALSRARALMPKAPALTGEVNSAIAEARKAELEKAEADLKAAEAKPVAKVLDLSAASTTVTLNLGDMQQMRRQLDAIAADTVNFNCDVSIQAPRTDDYPWLATLLTKRVRKLDPDFDLKVQKQILRSVPAQVVLTPRNP; from the coding sequence ATGAAGCCGTTCGCCTCCCGTTATCTGCTCCTTGTCGCATTTTCATTGTTGCTGGGCGCATGCAAGAGTTCGCCGCCGGTGACCCAGGCCCCCGATACACGGGGTCCGGCCATCGCGCAGCTGGAACAAAGCCTGGCCAGTAACGAACTGGCCACCGCTGAAGACCAATTGGCTGCCTTGCAGGCCGGTACCCCCGCGGATCCGGCGCTGGAACCCTATCAACGGCAACTGGCCGAGGCCTACCTGCGCCGCAGCCAGATCGATCTGCAAAAAGGTGACGTAAACGCCGCCGCCACTGCCCTGAGCCGTGCCCGTGCGCTGATGCCCAAGGCGCCCGCCCTGACCGGTGAGGTCAACAGCGCGATCGCCGAGGCCCGCAAGGCCGAGCTGGAAAAAGCCGAGGCCGACCTCAAGGCCGCCGAAGCCAAACCGGTGGCCAAGGTGCTGGATCTCAGCGCCGCAAGCACGACGGTGACGCTTAACCTCGGGGATATGCAGCAGATGCGTCGGCAATTGGATGCCATTGCCGCCGATACTGTTAATTTCAATTGCGACGTCAGCATCCAGGCACCGCGCACCGACGATTACCCGTGGTTGGCGACATTGCTGACCAAGCGGGTCAGGAAACTCGATCCGGACTTCGATTTGAAGGTGCAGAAGCAGATCCTGCGCAGTGTGCCGGCGCAGGTGGTGCTGACTCCGCGTAACCCCTAG
- a CDS encoding TetR/AcrR family transcriptional regulator — MNENAREAILAAARSAAQLHGYSGINFRSIAEEVGIKNASIYYHFPSKAALGAAVAERYWQEAQRALEAIREANPDPNRCLQLYPSIFRKSLQDGNRLCLSSFMAAEYEDLPEEVMREVKAFADLNVMWLAQMLANASTGSTEKCERRALAIYTAVAGAQLIARTRMDINLFDDLIESYQEAGLIPA; from the coding sequence GTGAACGAAAATGCTCGAGAAGCCATTTTGGCAGCGGCCAGATCCGCAGCCCAACTGCATGGTTACAGCGGTATCAATTTCCGAAGCATTGCTGAAGAAGTGGGCATCAAGAATGCGAGCATCTACTACCACTTTCCGAGCAAGGCGGCCCTGGGCGCTGCGGTCGCCGAACGTTATTGGCAAGAAGCGCAGCGGGCGCTTGAAGCGATACGTGAGGCCAACCCTGACCCGAATCGGTGTCTGCAGCTTTATCCATCGATTTTTCGAAAGTCTCTCCAGGATGGCAACAGACTCTGTCTGTCCAGCTTCATGGCGGCCGAGTACGAAGACCTTCCCGAGGAAGTCATGCGTGAGGTCAAGGCGTTTGCGGACCTCAACGTGATGTGGCTCGCCCAGATGCTGGCGAATGCCAGCACAGGCAGCACCGAGAAATGTGAACGTCGGGCCCTCGCCATCTACACCGCAGTAGCGGGCGCCCAGTTGATTGCGCGAACCCGGATGGACATCAACCTGTTCGACGATCTGATAGAGAGCTATCAAGAGGCGGGATTGATTCCAGCCTGA